The following coding sequences are from one Panicum hallii strain FIL2 chromosome 5, PHallii_v3.1, whole genome shotgun sequence window:
- the LOC112894334 gene encoding basic leucine zipper 2-like: MAQLPPKIPAMAPAWPEFGGGHHHHHHQRSPSVGTFLAAPMPPLPPPQQHQQQPSWVEEFLDFTAAKRGAHRRTVSDSVAFLEPGPDDGNAGVGAHDFDRLDDDQLLSMFSDDLPPPPQQQAAPAPAPVASSSSPSDHNSINDEKTDRGETEEAQSNCHGDAAAVPGQPASAAAVDPKRVKRILANRQSAQRSRVRKLQYISELERSVTSLQTEVSTLSPRVAFLDHQRSLLTLGNSHLKQRIAALAQDKIFKDAHQEALKKEIERLRQIYHQQSLKNAESSPTADAAPIRGDKDLIASEGTAAPCPPPS, translated from the exons ATGGCGCAGCTGCCGCCCAAGATCCCCGCCATGGCGCCGGCATGGCCCGAGTTCGGGGGcgggcaccaccaccaccatcaccaGCGCAGCCCCTCCGTGGGCACGTTCCTCGCCGCGCCCATGCCGCCGCTCCCCCCgccgcagcagcaccagcagcagccGTCGTGGGTCGAGGAGTTCCTCGACTTCACAGCCGCCAAGCGCGGCGCGCACCGCCGCACCGTCAGCGACTCCGTCGCCTTCCTCGAGCCCGGCCCCGACGACGGCAATGCCGGCGTCGGGGCGCACGACTTCGACCGCCTCGACGACGACCAGCTCCTGTCCATGTTCTCCGAcgacctgccgccgccgccacagcaGCAGGCcgctcccgcgcccgcgcccgtgGCGAGCTCGTCGTCGCCGTCCGACCACAACAGCATCAATGACGAGAAGACGGACAGGGGCGAGACCGAGGAGGCGCAGAGCAACTGCCAcggggacgccgccgccgtgccggggcagccggcctccgccgccgcagttGATCCCAAGCGCGTCAAGAG GATCCTGGCGAACCGGCAGTCCGCGCAGCGGTCGCGCGTGCGCAAGCTGCAGTACATCTCGGAGCTGGAGCGCAGCGTCACGTCGCTTCAG ACGGAGGTGTCGACGTTATCCCCGCGCGTTGCCTTCCTCGACCACCAGCGCTCGCTGCTGACGCTGGGGAACAGCCACCTCAAGCAGCGGATCGCCGCGCTCGCGCAGGACAAGATCTTCAAAGATG CTCATCAGGAGGCGCTGAAGAAGGAGATCGAGAGGCTGAGGCAAATCTACCACCAGCAGAGCCTGAAGAACGCCGAGTCGTCCCCGACTGCCGACGCGGCCCCGATCCGCGGCGACAAGGACCTGATCGCCAGCGAGGGGACCGCCGCGCCCTGCCCGCCGCCCTCGTGA